One Peromyscus leucopus breed LL Stock chromosome 2, UCI_PerLeu_2.1, whole genome shotgun sequence DNA window includes the following coding sequences:
- the LOC114683451 gene encoding olfactory receptor 13D1: protein MGNYSAVTEFFLVGLSQYPELQLFLFVLCLIMYLIILLGNSLLIIISVLDSRLHTPMYFFLRNLSFLDICYTSSSIPQMLIMFMSERKSISFLGCALQMVISLGLGSTECVLLAVMAYDRYAAICNPLRYPIIMNKVLYVHMAVWSWVIGCLNSLVQTVLTMVLPFCGNNVIDHLTCEILALLKLVCSDITMNVLIMTVASIALLIIPLLLIFVSYIFILSSILRINSAEGRKKAFSTCSAHLTVVILFYGSALFMYMKPKSKLTKASDEIIGLSYGVVTPMLNPIIYSLRNKEVKEAVKKILSKHLYLQKI from the coding sequence ATGGGAAATTATTCTGCAGTGACGGAATTCTTTCTTGTGGGGCTTTCCCAGTATCCAGAACTCCAGCTTTTCCTCTTTGTGCTCTGTCTCATCATGTACTTGATAATCCTTCTGGGAAACAGTCTCCTCATTATCATTAGTGTCCTGGACTCCCGACTCCATacccccatgtacttctttctcAGGAACCTCTCTTTTTTGGACATCTGTTACACATCTTCATCCATTCCTCAAATGCTTATCATGTTTATGTCAGAGAGAAAGTCCATCTCCTTCCTTGGGTGTGCTCTGCAAATGGTTATCTCTCTTGGCTTGGGCTCCACAGAATGTGTCCTCCTGGCTGTGATGGCCTATGATAGGTATGCAGCCATTTGCAATCCATTGAGGTACCCTATAATCATGAACAAGGTGTTATATGTGCACATGGCTGTGTGGTCCTGGGTCATAGGCTGTCTAAACTCACTAGTGCAAACAGTCTTGACGATGGTGTTACCTTTCTGTGGTAATAATGTCATTGATCACCTTACCTGTGAGATACTGGCTCTTCTTAAACTCGTATGCTCAGATATCACCATGAATGTGCTTATTATGACTGTGGCCAGTATTGCTTTGTTGATTATTCCTCTGCTGTTAATTTTTGTATCCTATATTTttatcctttcttccatcctgaGAATTAACTCtgctgaaggaagaaagaaagcctttTCTACCTGTTCCGCCCACCTAACTGTGGTCATCTTATTCTATGGTTCGGCcctttttatgtatatgaaaccCAAATCAAAGCTCACCAAAGCATCTGATGAAATCATTGGACTGTCTTATGGAGTGGTGACGCCAATGCTAAACCCCATCATCTACAGCTTGAGGAATAAGGAGGTAAAAGAAGCTGTGAAGAAAATTTTGAGTAAACATTTGTATctacagaaaatatga